In Dioscorea cayenensis subsp. rotundata cultivar TDr96_F1 unplaced genomic scaffold, TDr96_F1_v2_PseudoChromosome.rev07_lg8_w22 25.fasta BLBR01000432.1, whole genome shotgun sequence, a genomic segment contains:
- the LOC120254384 gene encoding uncharacterized protein LOC120254384, with protein MGMLCHRREQSHRWERRLYPVIHQKIEELVEESRNLLVGRSDGDHFEVVDQKNYCISLNSRTCSCRRWQVYGITCKHTCAAILQIDTNIHRYVDDYFTVDSYRQAYAEAIFLVPDNDKPDDLNRELLVHSPITKKLVGRPRWKRLESQASIVSELRCSRCHDAGHNRRSCNASIAD; from the coding sequence ATGGGCATGTTGTGTCATCGACGTGAACAATCTCACAGATGGGAGAGACGTTTATATCCTGTCATACATCAAAAGATTGAGGAACTTGTTGAAGAGTCTCGCAACCTACTGGTCGGCCGTTCTGACGGTGACCATTTTGAAGTGGTTGACCAGAAGAACTACTGTATCAGTTTAAACTCTCGGACATGCTCATGTCGTAGGTGGCAGGTATATGGCATTACATGCAAACATACATGTGCGGCAATACTGCAGATAGACACAAATATTCATCGATATGTTGATGACTACTTCACAGTGGACTCTTACCGACAAGCATATGCAGAAGCCATATTCCTAGTACCAGATAATGACAAACCAGATGATTTAAACCGTGAACTACTTGTGCACTCTCCAATCACCAAGAAGCTAGTTGGTCGTCCAAGATGGAAGCGTCTAGAGTCACAAGCATCAATCGTTAGCGAATTACGATGTAGCCGTTGCCATGATGCTGGTCATAACCGTAGATCCTGTAATGCATCGATAGCTGATTGA